TGCAGATGTCCACGACGCGCCCGTACTCGGGCTGCTCGCTGTAGTCCATGATCCCGGGGTGCTCGCGGAACTGCCGCCGCACCTCGTAGACCACCGAACCGGCCGACCGGGAGACGGCGTTGATGGCCAGGCCCGAGAAGAGGAAGACCACCGCGGCGCCGAACATCAGCCCGACCAGCGTGCTGGGCTGCGCGATGTCCATCAGCTCCAGCATCTTGCCGGCGCTCTGGTCCGCCTTGTCCAGCGCCTTGCTCAGCTCGGTGCGGTACGACCCGAAGAGCGCGGCGGCGGCGAGCACGGCCGTGGCGATGGCGATGCCCTTGGTGATGGCCTTGGTGGTGTTGCCCACCGCGTCCAGGTCGGTGAGCACCTGCGCGCCCGCGCCCTCGACGTCGCCGGACATCTCCGCGATGCCCTGCGCGTTGTCGGAGACCGGCCCGAAGGTGTCCATGGCCACGATCACGCCGACGGTCGTCAGCAGACCGGTGCCCGCGAGCGCGACCGCGAACAGCGCCAGCATCACCGTGCCGCCACCGAGCAGGAACGCGCCGTAGACGCTGAGACCGATCAGCAGCGCCGTGTAGACGGCCGACTCCAGGCCGAGTGAGATTCCCGACAGGACGACGGTCGCGGGCCCCGTGAGCGAGGTCCTGCCGATGTCGCGTACGGGCTTGCGGCTGGTTTCCGTGAAGTATCCGGTCAGCTGCTGGATCAGCGCCGCCAGGACGATGCCGATGGCGACGGCGACGATCGCCATCACCCGGGGGTCCCCGTCGTGGCCGAGGATGTCCTGGGCATTCTCGCCGGAGACACCCTTGAGGTCCGCGTAGCTGGACGGCAGGTACGCGAACGAGGCGATGGCCACCAGTACCAGGGAGATCACGGCCGAGATGAAGAAGCCCCGGTTGATCGCGGTCATCCCGCTGCGGTCCGCTCGGCGCGGCGCGACGGCGAACACTCCGATCATCGCCGTGAGCACCCCGATCGCGGGCACGAGCAGTGGGAAGACGAGTCCGGAGTCTCCGAAGACGGCGGTGCCGAGGATGAGCGCGGCCACCAGCGTGACCGCATAGGACTCGAACAGGTCGGCCGCCATGCCGGCGCAGTCACCGACGTTGTCGCCCACGTTGTCCGCGATGGTGGCGGCGTTGCGCGGGTCGTCCTCGGGGATGCCCTGTTCGACCTTGCCGACGAGGTCGGCGCCGACATCGGCCGCCTTGGTGAAGATGCCGCCGCCGACCCTCATGAACATCGCGATCAGCGCGGCCCCGAGGCCGAAGCCCTCCAGGACCTTGGGCGCGTCGGCCGCGTAGACGAGCACGACGCACGCGGCGCCGAACAGTCCGAGGCCGACGGTGAACATGCCGACGACGCCGCCCGTCCGGAAAGCGATCTTCATCGCCTTGTGCGAGACGGTGGTCAGATCGGCGGCAGGTTCCCCTTCCGCCGGAGTCGCCTCACGCGCCGCAGCCGCCACTCGCACATTGCTGCGCACCGCGAGCCACATGCCGATATAGCCGGTCGCCGCCGAGAAAGCCGCACCGACCAGGAAGAACAGCGAACGGCCGAGCCGCTGTTTCATATCGTCGGCAGGCAGCAGCATGAGCAGGAAGAAGACGACGACCGCGAATACGCCGAGGGTGCGCAGCTGCCGCGCGAGGTAGGCGTTGGCGCCCTCCTGCACGGCCGCCGCGATCTTCTTCATGCTGTCGGTGCCTTCGCCGGCGGCGAGCACTTGTCGTACCAGCACCACGGCGACGCCTAGCGCTGCCAGCGCGACAACCGCGATCACGATCGCGAGTCCCCGGTTGCCACTGGTCAGCTCTGCGGCGTCAGCGAGGTGCTGGGGGTTCTGAAGTGGGCTGAGATGCCCCGCCATTCGTCCTCCTTGACGTTTGGCACATGGGCGCGCGCAAGCACGCTCAGGCGTCCTGCTGCAAAGATGTGGACGGATTGTAGGGAGCGCCACTAGATCAAAACAGAGCGCAGCAGCGGGAATTCGCCCCGAACGGCGAAGATCAGCCGCGCATGACGCCGTTAATTCGCTCGCACGAGGGAAGGCGCAAATTCAACTGACGCCGTGAAAATGATCTCTCGAACGATCAAGAGGACCGGAAAACCCCCTGGTCAGAAATACGCGAAGAAGATCGAAAGAAGGTACGAGAAGGCCCGGGGAATCCGCACGGAAGATCGAAAAAGCCCACCGCAAGTGCGGCGGGCATATGGCGCGGACCCTCAGTACAGGGCCCGGAATCGATCACTCAACCCCCCGGTCGAGGCGGCCTGTCAGGTGCTTTGGATGCCAACGGGCCGACGAGCACCCGGGCGGGAGGCAGCCACAGAACGCCTGAGGGGGCCGTCAGCGGGCCGGGGGTCTGGCAAAGGCCG
This sequence is a window from Streptomyces sp. NBC_01775. Protein-coding genes within it:
- a CDS encoding sodium-translocating pyrophosphatase, which codes for MAGHLSPLQNPQHLADAAELTSGNRGLAIVIAVVALAALGVAVVLVRQVLAAGEGTDSMKKIAAAVQEGANAYLARQLRTLGVFAVVVFFLLMLLPADDMKQRLGRSLFFLVGAAFSAATGYIGMWLAVRSNVRVAAAAREATPAEGEPAADLTTVSHKAMKIAFRTGGVVGMFTVGLGLFGAACVVLVYAADAPKVLEGFGLGAALIAMFMRVGGGIFTKAADVGADLVGKVEQGIPEDDPRNAATIADNVGDNVGDCAGMAADLFESYAVTLVAALILGTAVFGDSGLVFPLLVPAIGVLTAMIGVFAVAPRRADRSGMTAINRGFFISAVISLVLVAIASFAYLPSSYADLKGVSGENAQDILGHDGDPRVMAIVAVAIGIVLAALIQQLTGYFTETSRKPVRDIGRTSLTGPATVVLSGISLGLESAVYTALLIGLSVYGAFLLGGGTVMLALFAVALAGTGLLTTVGVIVAMDTFGPVSDNAQGIAEMSGDVEGAGAQVLTDLDAVGNTTKAITKGIAIATAVLAAAALFGSYRTELSKALDKADQSAGKMLELMDIAQPSTLVGLMFGAAVVFLFSGLAINAVSRSAGSVVYEVRRQFREHPGIMDYSEQPEYGRVVDICTKDALRELTTPGLLAVMAPIFVGFTFGVGALAAFLAGAIGAGTLMAVFLANSGGAWDNAKKLVEDGHHGGKGSEAHAATVIGDTVGDPFKDTAGPAINPLLKVMNLVALLIAPAVVKFSYGADQSVGARVVVAAVSIAVIVGAVYVSKRRGIAVGEEGNTEPVAKPTDPVAAS